A part of Citrifermentans bremense genomic DNA contains:
- a CDS encoding GSU3473 family protein, with the protein MKIPVVFADERRGLVKAEDLQELIEQAGIVSFLRSDGECVQIGTDAVRGMGGKNYRGPERRGNVLFC; encoded by the coding sequence ATGAAAATTCCGGTTGTGTTTGCAGACGAAAGGCGCGGCTTGGTAAAGGCAGAAGATCTTCAGGAACTGATCGAGCAGGCTGGCATTGTCTCGTTCCTTCGCAGCGACGGCGAATGTGTTCAGATCGGTACCGACGCTGTGAGAGGAATGGGGGGGAAGAACTACCGCGGTCCGGAGCGCAGAGGCAACGTCCTTTTCTGCTGA
- a CDS encoding Spy/CpxP family protein refolding chaperone yields the protein MKRNLRKLGLVACITAAAAFGGQTAFAEYTGQGPTPAAGQHQKHRKGHRDGHFFKRMASELNLTDQQQAQAQELFKKSRQEHKPLMESLRAERSRLQDLVHSGGADEAAIREQAAKVAAVQADLAVARAQGAKQFLALLTPKQAAQLKEFRAKRGERFSRCGGPAGPEF from the coding sequence ATGAAAAGGAATCTGAGAAAGCTCGGCCTGGTTGCCTGCATCACCGCAGCCGCCGCCTTCGGCGGCCAGACTGCGTTCGCCGAGTACACCGGCCAGGGCCCGACCCCCGCAGCCGGGCAGCACCAAAAACACAGGAAGGGGCACCGGGACGGGCATTTCTTCAAGCGGATGGCGAGCGAGCTGAACCTGACCGACCAGCAGCAGGCCCAGGCGCAGGAGCTGTTCAAAAAGAGCCGGCAAGAGCACAAGCCGCTCATGGAGAGCCTGAGGGCGGAGCGGAGCCGATTGCAGGACCTGGTACATTCGGGGGGCGCTGACGAGGCCGCCATCAGGGAGCAGGCGGCCAAGGTGGCGGCGGTGCAGGCGGACCTGGCAGTAGCGAGGGCGCAGGGGGCGAAGCAGTTCCTGGCGCTGCTCACCCCGAAGCAGGCGGCCCAACTCAAGGAGTTCAGGGCCAAACGCGGGGAGCGCTTCTCCCGGTGCGGCGGGCCTGCGGGTCCCGAATTCTAG
- a CDS encoding sensor histidine kinase has translation MADKELTANPGARKQQEPEKLQGDLPFRLMVEQVKEYAVALLDPQGNITSWNAGAEQITRYRESEVLGKHFSLLHPKEEQRSEAPERELAVAHSLGSLELQGWRLKKDASRFWGAVTLNPFYDQQGTLAGFALIIHDNTEKRASEEALLKSRNMLERLFETAPDGIVVADGNGVIRRTNQQAEIIFGYMREEMLGQRIELLIPERYHKRHRQHRRNYFADPRARKMGIGLELYGRHKDGHEIPVDIMLNPIETPDGTWVFAVIRDITSQKQGEAKILELNLALRNQLEQLGASNRELESFSYSVSHDLRAPLRHIIGFVDLLNAKAGDALDEKSRHYLQVIGEAASKMGLLIDDLLAFSRMGRSEMMKGWVDLGLLVREIVSELEGDNREREIQWEIAPLPVVLGDAAMLRQVLINLIGNAVKFTRSRDKAKIAVGALDREQDTEIFVKDNGVGFDEAYASKLFGLFQRLHANEEFEGTGVGLAIVQRIVLRHGGRVWAEGAVDGGATFWFSLPKGVTQPP, from the coding sequence ATGGCCGACAAAGAGCTGACTGCCAACCCCGGAGCGCGCAAGCAGCAAGAGCCCGAAAAACTGCAGGGCGACCTCCCCTTCCGCCTGATGGTGGAGCAGGTGAAGGAGTATGCAGTGGCGCTTCTGGATCCTCAGGGGAACATCACCTCCTGGAATGCCGGCGCCGAGCAGATCACCAGGTACCGGGAAAGCGAGGTGCTGGGCAAGCATTTCTCGCTGCTACACCCAAAGGAGGAACAGCGCTCCGAGGCTCCAGAAAGGGAGCTCGCCGTGGCGCACTCGCTGGGGAGCCTGGAGCTGCAGGGGTGGCGGCTGAAAAAAGACGCAAGCCGCTTCTGGGGCGCGGTGACGCTGAACCCTTTTTACGACCAGCAGGGAACGCTCGCCGGGTTCGCGCTCATCATTCACGACAACACCGAAAAACGCGCCTCGGAAGAGGCGCTTTTGAAAAGCCGCAACATGCTGGAGCGGCTCTTCGAGACGGCACCCGACGGCATCGTCGTCGCGGACGGCAACGGCGTCATCCGCAGGACGAACCAGCAGGCGGAGATCATCTTCGGCTACATGCGCGAGGAGATGCTGGGGCAGCGCATCGAGCTGTTGATCCCGGAGCGTTATCACAAGCGCCACCGCCAGCACCGTCGCAACTACTTCGCCGACCCACGCGCGCGCAAGATGGGAATCGGCCTGGAGCTCTACGGGCGCCACAAAGACGGGCACGAGATCCCGGTGGACATCATGCTGAACCCGATCGAGACCCCTGACGGGACCTGGGTCTTCGCCGTGATCCGGGACATCACCAGCCAAAAGCAGGGGGAGGCGAAGATACTGGAGCTGAACCTCGCCCTGAGAAACCAGCTCGAACAGCTGGGGGCCAGCAACCGCGAGCTGGAGTCGTTCAGCTACTCAGTCTCTCACGACCTGCGGGCGCCGCTGCGCCACATCATCGGCTTCGTCGACCTCTTGAACGCCAAGGCCGGGGACGCCCTGGACGAGAAGAGCCGCCACTACCTGCAGGTGATCGGCGAGGCCGCCAGCAAGATGGGATTGCTGATCGACGACCTGCTGGCCTTTTCGCGCATGGGTCGCAGCGAGATGATGAAGGGATGGGTCGACCTGGGGCTACTGGTGAGGGAGATCGTGAGCGAGTTGGAAGGGGACAACCGGGAGCGGGAGATCCAATGGGAGATCGCCCCGCTGCCTGTGGTGCTTGGGGATGCGGCAATGCTGCGCCAGGTGCTGATCAACCTCATCGGCAACGCGGTCAAGTTCACCCGCTCCCGTGACAAGGCGAAAATAGCCGTCGGCGCGCTCGACCGGGAGCAGGATACCGAGATCTTCGTCAAGGACAACGGGGTGGGGTTCGACGAGGCGTACGCGAGCAAGCTTTTCGGCCTGTTCCAGCGCCTGCATGCCAACGAGGAGTTCGAGGGGACCGGTGTCGGGCTGGCCATCGTGCAGCGGATCGTGCTGCGACACGGCGGGAGAGTCTGGGCGGAGGGGGCGGTTGATGGCGGTGCGACCTTCTGGTTCTCGCTGCCAAAGGGAGTGACCCAGCCCCCCTAG
- the gmd gene encoding GDP-mannose 4,6-dehydratase, translated as MAKVALITGVTGQDGAYLAEFLLKKGYIVHGIKRRASLFNTDRIDHLYQDPHIENRDFILHYGDLTDSTNLIRIIQQVQPDEIYNLAAMSHVAVSFETPEYTANADGLGTLRILEAMRILGMEKKTKFYQASTSELYGLVQEVPQSEKTPFYPRSPYAVAKLYAYWITVNYREAFGMYACNGILFNHESPIRGETFVTRKITRAIARISLGLQNCLYLGNLSALRDWGHARDYVEMQWLMLQQEEPEDFVIATGKQFSVRQMVEEAAKGVGIGMRWEGEGVDEVGIVASIDSHGTKTEGGAAGHPQVGQTIVKVDPRYFRPTEVETLLGDPSKAQQKLGWVPKTTFQELVAEMVHSDLEEARRDELCKHHGFSTYNYHE; from the coding sequence ATGGCAAAAGTAGCTCTTATCACCGGTGTCACCGGGCAAGACGGCGCATACCTCGCTGAGTTCCTGCTCAAAAAGGGTTACATCGTGCACGGCATCAAGCGCCGCGCCTCGCTATTCAATACCGACCGGATCGACCACCTGTACCAGGACCCGCACATAGAGAACCGCGACTTCATCCTCCACTACGGCGACCTGACCGACTCCACCAACCTGATCCGGATCATCCAGCAGGTGCAGCCGGACGAGATCTACAACCTGGCCGCCATGTCGCACGTGGCCGTCTCCTTCGAGACCCCGGAGTACACGGCGAACGCCGACGGGCTCGGGACGCTGCGGATCCTGGAAGCGATGCGGATCCTCGGCATGGAGAAAAAGACCAAGTTCTACCAGGCTTCCACCAGCGAGCTTTACGGGCTGGTGCAGGAGGTGCCGCAGTCGGAAAAGACCCCCTTCTACCCCCGCTCCCCCTACGCGGTGGCGAAGCTCTACGCCTACTGGATCACGGTCAACTACCGCGAGGCCTTCGGCATGTACGCCTGCAACGGCATCCTCTTCAACCACGAGTCCCCGATTCGGGGGGAGACCTTCGTCACCAGGAAGATCACCCGCGCCATCGCCCGTATCTCGCTGGGGCTGCAGAACTGCCTCTACCTGGGGAACCTGAGCGCCCTGCGCGACTGGGGGCACGCCCGCGACTACGTGGAGATGCAGTGGCTCATGCTGCAGCAGGAAGAGCCCGAGGATTTCGTCATCGCCACCGGTAAGCAGTTCTCGGTGCGGCAGATGGTGGAAGAGGCGGCCAAGGGTGTCGGCATCGGCATGCGCTGGGAAGGCGAAGGCGTGGACGAGGTCGGCATCGTGGCGTCCATAGACAGCCACGGCACCAAGACCGAGGGGGGCGCCGCCGGGCACCCGCAGGTGGGGCAGACCATCGTGAAGGTCGATCCCCGCTACTTCAGGCCCACGGAAGTTGAGACCCTTTTGGGTGACCCGAGCAAGGCCCAGCAGAAGCTCGGGTGGGTCCCGAAGACGACCTTCCAGGAACTGGTTGCCGAGATGGTGCACTCGGACCTCGAGGAAGCGCGCCGCGACGAGCTCTGCAAGCATCACGGGTTCAGCACCTACAACTACCACGAGTAG
- a CDS encoding GDP-L-fucose synthase family protein: MNKDAKIFIAGSNGLVGSALTRSLKAAGYHNLLTPGKDRLDLTDHLAVKAFFESEKPEYAILAAAKVGGIHANNTYPADFIYQNLAIQNNVIHEAYRNGVKRLLFLGSSCIYPKHAPQPMKEEHLLTGPLEPTNEPYAIAKIAGLKMCESYNRQYGTKFIAVMPTNLYGPGDNFDLANSHVLPALIRKFHEATLQRQPEVVIWGTGTPRREFLYVDDMAEACVYLMNLPDATIAEELTNYPKPCFVNLGTGIDVTIRELAETVRDVVGFEGALAFDASKPDGTPRKLQDVSRMKALGWEAKVGLKDGIARSYQWFLENQGNIRK, translated from the coding sequence ATGAATAAAGACGCCAAGATATTTATCGCGGGCTCTAACGGGCTCGTCGGTTCCGCGCTGACGCGAAGCCTCAAAGCCGCCGGTTACCACAACCTGCTCACCCCGGGGAAAGACCGGCTCGACCTCACCGACCACCTCGCGGTCAAGGCCTTCTTCGAAAGCGAGAAGCCCGAGTACGCCATACTGGCCGCGGCCAAGGTCGGGGGTATCCACGCCAACAACACCTACCCCGCCGACTTCATCTACCAGAACCTGGCGATCCAGAACAACGTGATCCACGAGGCTTACCGAAACGGCGTGAAGCGCCTGCTCTTCCTCGGCTCCTCCTGCATCTACCCGAAGCACGCGCCGCAGCCGATGAAGGAGGAGCACCTCCTCACCGGACCGCTGGAGCCGACCAACGAGCCGTACGCCATCGCGAAGATCGCCGGCCTTAAGATGTGCGAGTCCTACAACCGCCAGTACGGCACCAAGTTCATCGCCGTGATGCCGACGAACCTGTACGGCCCGGGGGACAACTTCGACCTCGCCAACTCCCACGTGCTCCCCGCCCTGATCCGCAAGTTCCACGAGGCAACCCTGCAGCGGCAGCCTGAGGTCGTGATCTGGGGGACCGGCACGCCGCGCCGCGAGTTCCTTTACGTGGACGACATGGCCGAGGCCTGCGTCTACCTGATGAACCTCCCGGACGCCACCATCGCCGAAGAGCTCACCAACTACCCCAAGCCCTGCTTCGTCAACCTGGGCACCGGCATCGACGTCACCATCCGGGAACTGGCGGAAACCGTGCGCGACGTGGTCGGCTTCGAGGGGGCACTTGCCTTCGACGCCAGCAAGCCCGACGGCACCCCCAGAAAGCTGCAGGACGTATCCCGGATGAAGGCGCTGGGATGGGAGGCGAAGGTGGGCCTTAAGGACGGGATCGCCAGGTCTTACCAGTGGTTCCTGGAAAACCAGGGGAACATCCGCAAATAA
- a CDS encoding phosphohexomutase domain-containing protein: MSNLHCFKAYDIRGRVPDELNEDLAYRIGRAYAAFLAPKKVIVGRDVRLSSEPLCSALAKGLTDSGVDVYDIGICGTEQVYFATFSEKMDGGIMVTASHNPMDYNGMKLVREGSRPISGDSGLNAIRELAEQNRFGEVSAKGSVQRLDIEKSYIDHLLGYLDPATLKPFKIVVNAGNGCAGRTIDLLESRLPFSFVKVHHEPDGTFPNGIPNPLLPENRSATAEAVLAHGADLGLAWDGDFDRCFLFDARGNFIEGYYIVGLLAAAMLQMHPGARIIHDPRLTWNTVDVVTAAGGVPVMSKTGHAFIKERMRSEDAVYGGEMSAHHYFRDFAYCDSGMIPWLLVLNIMGKTGKSLTELVEERMRLFPASGEINRKLDDPAAAIERIGKAYREGALSIDDTDGMSMEFDKWRFNLRCSNTEPVLRLNVESRGDQALMEEKTGELLALIDKV, translated from the coding sequence GTGAGCAACCTGCACTGCTTCAAAGCCTACGACATCAGGGGGAGAGTCCCCGACGAGCTGAACGAGGATCTCGCCTACCGCATCGGCCGGGCCTACGCCGCCTTCCTCGCGCCCAAGAAGGTCATCGTCGGCCGCGACGTGCGCCTCTCCAGCGAACCGCTCTGCAGCGCGCTCGCCAAAGGGCTCACAGACAGCGGCGTCGACGTGTACGACATCGGCATCTGCGGCACCGAGCAGGTGTACTTCGCCACCTTCAGCGAGAAGATGGACGGCGGCATTATGGTGACCGCAAGCCACAACCCCATGGACTACAACGGCATGAAGCTCGTGCGCGAGGGGTCCCGCCCCATCAGCGGCGACAGCGGCCTGAACGCCATCCGCGAGCTGGCGGAGCAAAACCGCTTCGGGGAGGTTTCGGCCAAGGGGAGCGTGCAGCGGCTCGACATCGAGAAAAGCTACATCGACCACCTGCTGGGGTACCTCGACCCGGCTACGCTCAAGCCGTTCAAGATCGTGGTCAACGCCGGCAACGGCTGCGCCGGCAGGACCATCGACCTTCTTGAGTCCCGCCTCCCCTTCAGCTTCGTCAAGGTGCACCACGAGCCCGACGGCACCTTCCCCAACGGGATACCGAACCCGCTGCTGCCGGAGAACCGCTCCGCGACGGCCGAGGCGGTGCTCGCGCACGGAGCCGATCTCGGTCTTGCCTGGGACGGCGACTTCGACCGCTGCTTTCTCTTCGACGCCAGGGGGAACTTCATCGAGGGGTACTACATCGTCGGGCTTCTGGCTGCCGCCATGCTGCAGATGCATCCCGGCGCCCGGATCATCCACGACCCAAGGCTCACCTGGAACACCGTCGACGTGGTTACGGCTGCGGGGGGCGTACCGGTGATGAGCAAGACCGGGCACGCCTTCATCAAGGAGCGGATGAGGAGCGAGGACGCGGTGTACGGCGGCGAGATGAGCGCCCATCACTATTTCCGCGACTTCGCCTACTGCGACAGCGGCATGATCCCCTGGCTCCTGGTGCTGAACATCATGGGGAAGACCGGTAAATCGCTGACAGAACTCGTCGAGGAGAGGATGCGTCTCTTCCCCGCCAGCGGCGAGATCAACAGGAAGCTCGACGACCCAGCGGCGGCCATCGAACGGATCGGCAAGGCCTACCGGGAGGGCGCCTTGAGCATCGACGACACCGACGGCATGAGCATGGAGTTCGACAAGTGGCGCTTCAACCTGCGCTGCTCAAACACCGAGCCGGTGCTGCGGCTGAACGTGGAGTCGCGGGGCGATCAGGCGCTGATGGAGGAAAAGACCGGCGAGCTCCTCGCGCTCATCGACAAGGTGTGA
- a CDS encoding OB-fold nucleic acid binding domain-containing protein — MKKMISMLTAVLVTSAPGFGACSDVPPSGMGGAMSVNSGVTGKVVETTTAGDYTYINLEKDGKKAWVACPPMANVKLGQQLGFTGCTPMMDFESKALKRTFDLIMFCGAPLSEAQTELLSKKSTGSSGQVPESKEGIVVEAAKGADAHTIADIYDKIDQLDKQTVSVSGKVMKVTPRIMGRNWLHIQDGTGSAMQKNNDLVVTTNALPGVGDVVTISGTIAKDKDFGSGYKYRVILELGSVKPK; from the coding sequence ATGAAAAAGATGATAAGCATGTTGACCGCAGTCCTAGTAACTTCTGCTCCTGGGTTTGGGGCCTGCTCCGATGTTCCCCCGAGCGGCATGGGGGGCGCCATGTCGGTGAACTCTGGGGTGACTGGCAAGGTTGTAGAGACAACGACTGCAGGGGATTATACCTATATCAACCTAGAGAAAGACGGTAAAAAGGCATGGGTAGCTTGTCCTCCCATGGCCAACGTGAAGTTGGGGCAGCAACTTGGGTTTACGGGATGCACTCCCATGATGGACTTTGAAAGCAAGGCTTTGAAACGGACTTTTGATCTGATCATGTTCTGCGGTGCTCCCCTGTCTGAGGCGCAGACGGAGTTGCTCAGCAAAAAGTCGACCGGTAGCAGCGGACAGGTGCCGGAATCGAAGGAAGGGATCGTTGTTGAAGCGGCTAAAGGTGCTGACGCACACACTATCGCCGACATCTATGACAAAATCGACCAACTTGACAAACAGACGGTCTCGGTTTCTGGGAAGGTGATGAAAGTCACTCCCCGGATTATGGGCCGGAACTGGCTTCACATACAGGACGGCACCGGTTCTGCAATGCAGAAAAACAACGATCTGGTGGTTACCACGAATGCCCTTCCAGGCGTTGGGGACGTAGTGACCATATCTGGGACCATAGCCAAGGACAAAGATTTCGGGTCTGGATATAAATACAGGGTGATTCTGGAACTTGGCAGCGTGAAACCCAAATAG
- a CDS encoding OmpA family protein — protein sequence MNAITRVLTPPVLIALLLILHTQCLAADKYDSFTTTPVVGIFMPGSFNSLKPGLMTGVKIDKQLTDAFGIEGDFSMVGADAKSSGSTTLYLATFQTIYPFLERPNLTPFLTFGAGGVIADKGSSSPLVNFGLGAKYFIKKDVAVRFDFRDVAASSLGNSFELTAGVSFVFGGEKKQPRRRPRPQIAAATPMTNPASTAASTNLSTPTAKDQPVVTQRKTPKPVPASPASTTVATTPQSVAVSTIATPGIASSASSVQPSPVAAEKTAQAPRENDSTETTDQAKQIVPGAEKKQASTPSVPVAAPLLQATFEFDLNSYKIKPSFTDVGRKIGLFMKRNPQIIAQIHGHADITGSDDHNLALSEKRAVRTKQYLMKMYNLSAERFEIRTMGSSEPIADNTTEVGRKKNRRALVIILK from the coding sequence ATGAACGCTATAACGCGCGTGCTCACTCCACCGGTACTGATTGCTTTACTGCTGATTCTACACACGCAATGCCTAGCAGCAGACAAATACGACAGTTTCACCACAACCCCTGTAGTGGGTATCTTCATGCCAGGCAGTTTCAATTCACTGAAGCCGGGTTTAATGACAGGGGTCAAGATTGACAAACAGCTGACAGACGCTTTTGGGATTGAGGGAGATTTCAGCATGGTAGGTGCCGACGCAAAATCGTCCGGCAGCACTACCCTCTACCTGGCCACCTTTCAGACTATTTATCCTTTTCTCGAACGCCCCAATCTCACTCCATTCTTGACGTTCGGTGCTGGCGGAGTCATAGCTGACAAAGGGTCATCGAGCCCTTTAGTAAATTTCGGTCTAGGAGCCAAGTACTTCATAAAAAAGGATGTCGCCGTCAGGTTTGATTTCCGAGATGTCGCCGCAAGCAGCCTGGGAAACAGTTTCGAACTGACTGCGGGGGTAAGTTTTGTCTTCGGCGGAGAAAAGAAGCAGCCCCGCCGCAGGCCGCGCCCACAGATTGCCGCAGCGACACCTATGACGAATCCGGCGTCCACCGCAGCCTCGACTAACCTGTCGACACCAACGGCTAAAGACCAGCCTGTTGTAACGCAAAGGAAAACCCCTAAACCAGTTCCCGCATCCCCCGCATCTACAACTGTTGCAACGACGCCGCAGAGTGTTGCCGTTTCAACGATCGCCACGCCCGGCATTGCCTCCTCTGCATCAAGCGTGCAGCCTTCCCCTGTGGCTGCAGAGAAGACGGCACAAGCGCCGCGAGAGAACGACAGCACCGAAACAACAGATCAGGCAAAACAAATAGTACCTGGCGCCGAAAAAAAACAAGCGTCAACACCTTCCGTGCCAGTTGCCGCCCCATTACTCCAAGCCACCTTCGAGTTCGACCTCAACAGCTACAAAATCAAGCCGAGCTTCACCGATGTGGGTAGAAAGATCGGCCTGTTCATGAAGCGCAACCCACAGATCATTGCACAGATCCATGGACACGCCGATATTACCGGCAGCGATGACCACAACCTCGCGCTTTCAGAGAAACGCGCAGTGCGAACAAAGCAGTACCTGATGAAGATGTACAACCTCTCTGCCGAGCGGTTCGAAATTCGCACCATGGGCAGTTCCGAACCGATCGCCGATAACACGACAGAGGTCGGCCGCAAAAAAAACCGCCGGGCCCTCGTCATCATTTTAAAGTAA
- a CDS encoding cytochrome C has translation MKKNYRWSGEGRDKEASQGERHGHNIVAADYGYSADTRLSIAPGGNFPSNSLSCISCHDPHGNYRRSVDGTISNAGKPIIASGSYNDSPDPDGLSTVSVYRMLAGKGYQGAPGVEFTADPPAAVAPSAYNREESSTDTRVAYGSGVSEWCSNCHGSIHDAGTGRATQHPSGKQGKLSAEVTYNYNAYISSGNLNGSSATAYNSLAPFEMGTDEYSVLKATANSNGSNKSGATMDSNVMCLSCHRAHASGWDSSMRWNVNTTFIVYDGRYPGTDNGAPAAIAQGRTSAEVKMAMYGKKASDFAVYQRSLCNKCHAKD, from the coding sequence TTGAAAAAAAATTACCGATGGTCCGGTGAAGGCCGGGACAAAGAAGCCAGCCAGGGAGAGCGCCACGGTCACAACATCGTAGCCGCAGATTACGGCTATTCAGCGGACACCAGACTTTCGATAGCGCCGGGAGGCAACTTCCCTTCCAACTCGTTATCCTGCATCAGCTGCCACGACCCGCACGGCAACTACCGCAGGTCCGTCGACGGAACGATCAGCAATGCCGGCAAGCCCATCATCGCTTCAGGCTCCTACAACGACAGCCCTGATCCAGACGGACTCAGCACCGTCAGCGTCTACAGGATGCTGGCAGGCAAGGGGTATCAAGGCGCGCCCGGTGTCGAGTTCACAGCCGACCCGCCGGCTGCGGTGGCGCCATCGGCCTATAACAGGGAGGAATCCTCAACTGACACCCGGGTCGCCTATGGAAGCGGGGTGTCCGAATGGTGCAGCAACTGCCACGGCTCGATTCACGATGCCGGCACCGGCAGAGCCACCCAGCATCCTTCCGGGAAACAGGGCAAACTGAGCGCAGAGGTCACTTACAACTACAATGCCTACATTTCCTCAGGAAACCTGAACGGGTCCTCTGCGACCGCATACAACTCTTTAGCGCCTTTTGAAATGGGAACAGACGAGTACTCTGTGCTCAAGGCGACGGCCAACAGCAACGGTTCCAACAAAAGCGGTGCTACGATGGACTCCAACGTCATGTGCCTGTCCTGCCACCGTGCCCATGCCTCGGGTTGGGACAGCAGCATGAGGTGGAATGTCAATACGACCTTTATCGTGTACGACGGAAGGTATCCAGGCACAGATAACGGGGCACCTGCAGCCATAGCGCAGGGACGTACCTCTGCCGAAGTGAAGATGGCGATGTATGGCAAAAAAGCATCTGATTTCGCCGTTTATCAGAGAAGCCTTTGCAATAAGTGTCACGCCAAAGACTGA
- a CDS encoding tetratricopeptide repeat protein codes for MKRRIFKRYILSTAVIAGVCFLTSPLRADYSKGRELYLMKDYQNAMKEFMFDDDQGSLYMVAYMYEHGEGVPEDGVKASEWYMKAAEKGSAKAMYRLGVMYANGYGVDKDESEAIKWFKKASFKGFAPAKDALKRLTKGTD; via the coding sequence ATGAAAAGAAGAATCTTTAAAAGGTACATCCTCTCTACTGCCGTTATTGCCGGTGTTTGCTTTTTGACGTCGCCGCTGAGAGCCGACTACAGCAAAGGGCGTGAATTGTATCTGATGAAGGACTATCAGAACGCCATGAAAGAGTTCATGTTCGACGATGACCAGGGCTCGCTTTACATGGTCGCCTATATGTATGAGCACGGCGAAGGCGTCCCTGAAGATGGTGTGAAAGCTAGTGAATGGTATATGAAAGCGGCCGAGAAGGGTTCTGCCAAGGCCATGTACCGGCTTGGTGTGATGTATGCCAATGGTTACGGGGTCGACAAGGACGAGAGCGAGGCGATAAAGTGGTTTAAAAAAGCTTCTTTCAAGGGCTTCGCCCCTGCCAAAGACGCCTTGAAAAGGCTCACAAAGGGAACTGACTAG
- a CDS encoding tetratricopeptide repeat protein, producing the protein MKKSLPGFVLLASSLICSLAIAAGNLELAEKALNDGDYETALQLYRADGGAQALNNIGLMYYRGDGVRQDKAEAVHWLLKAAVLGNEDAQVNLGQMYRTGDGVEENPAEAVKWYRKAGAQGNQEALDELERLYALKEDMETKWYRRDAERGIVRAQVNLGLVYYFGQDLGVDKREAALWFSKAARQGDAQAQYYYGLMLSEGDGIDPDVVEGARFLLLAAKAGHADAQYQISKCYLHGKGVARNADEAVAWLRKAAAQGNHNAASELQLLGK; encoded by the coding sequence ATGAAGAAATCTCTGCCCGGTTTTGTTCTGTTGGCATCTTCTCTAATCTGTTCCCTTGCAATTGCGGCCGGCAATCTGGAACTGGCCGAAAAAGCCCTGAACGACGGAGACTATGAAACGGCCTTGCAACTCTACAGGGCGGATGGCGGGGCGCAGGCCCTCAATAACATAGGGTTGATGTATTACAGAGGAGATGGTGTCCGGCAGGACAAAGCCGAAGCGGTGCACTGGCTCTTGAAGGCGGCCGTTCTCGGCAATGAGGATGCTCAAGTGAACCTCGGGCAGATGTATAGAACCGGCGACGGCGTGGAGGAGAATCCCGCCGAGGCCGTTAAGTGGTACCGCAAAGCGGGTGCGCAGGGCAATCAGGAGGCGCTGGACGAACTTGAGCGCTTGTACGCCCTCAAAGAAGACATGGAGACCAAATGGTATCGACGTGACGCCGAGCGCGGCATAGTGCGAGCCCAGGTGAATCTGGGTCTGGTCTACTACTTTGGTCAGGATCTTGGGGTGGACAAGCGCGAAGCAGCCCTCTGGTTTAGCAAGGCTGCCCGGCAGGGCGATGCTCAGGCGCAGTACTACTACGGCCTGATGCTTTCTGAAGGTGACGGCATCGATCCGGACGTGGTAGAGGGCGCCAGGTTTTTGCTGCTGGCGGCCAAGGCTGGGCACGCCGATGCGCAGTATCAGATTTCAAAGTGCTACCTGCATGGTAAAGGTGTCGCACGCAACGCTGACGAGGCTGTGGCATGGCTTCGCAAGGCAGCGGCGCAAGGGAACCATAATGCCGCATCTGAACTTCAGTTGCTCGGGAAGTAG